One Candidatus Paceibacterota bacterium genomic window carries:
- a CDS encoding valine--tRNA ligase, with translation MNEKLLKPYDPKNTEKRIYKLWEESGFFNPDNLPGKEDGQQKEAFTIMMPPPNATGTLHMGHALFLTLEDIMIRYKRMRGYKTLWLPGTDHASIATQSKVEKEIQKKEGLSRHDLGREKLLKRIDEFVEKNRDIMTSQMRTMGASCDWSREAFTLDDKRNLAVNTIFKKMYDDELIYRGNRIVNWDPKGQTTISDDEIVYEEREAKLYTFKYSHEFPIAISTTRPETKIGDTAVAVHPDDKRYEKFIGKEYDLKFCEVPIHIKIIADKEVDPEFGTGALGVTPAHSMIDWEMADRHDLPRPQVINEYAKMSIGGESLLGKKTTEARKIIVEWLRSQNLLEKEEEIKQNIATAERTGGTIEPLPKLQWFINVNKPIKERGNKTLKDLMREPFSKGEIKIIPDYFSKTYFHWIENLRDWCISRQIWYGHRIPVWYDSKGGVYCDTKAPVGENWKQDEDTLDTWFSSGLWTFSTLGWPASVSTTAGKPEKTGDLKTYHPTDVLETGYDILFFWVARMVLMSEYALGEVPFKNIFLHGTVRDAKGRKMSKSLNNGLDPIDIAEKFGADAGRMALIVGTAPGTDSKISEDKIKGYKNFANKIWNITRFILDNVDENNFGKTIENKLTKEFKEIKEDITTDMENYRFHLASEKIYQYIWHRFADQIIEETKEILKTNGEKADERRIALASIWKDCLKILHPFMPFVTEEIWQIINSRPESGSRHRSGLLMIGQWPS, from the coding sequence ATGAACGAAAAGTTACTCAAGCCGTACGACCCCAAAAATACAGAAAAAAGAATTTACAAACTTTGGGAAGAAAGCGGTTTTTTTAACCCAGACAATCTGCCTGGCAAGGAAGACGGACAGCAAAAAGAAGCTTTCACTATCATGATGCCTCCGCCAAACGCTACCGGCACTTTGCACATGGGGCATGCCCTTTTTTTAACGCTCGAAGACATTATGATTCGTTACAAGCGTATGCGAGGATATAAAACGCTTTGGTTGCCCGGAACAGATCATGCCTCCATTGCTACCCAATCAAAAGTTGAAAAAGAAATTCAAAAAAAGGAAGGTCTTTCCAGGCATGATTTGGGGAGAGAAAAGTTGCTAAAACGCATTGATGAATTTGTAGAAAAAAATAGAGATATTATGACATCGCAGATGAGAACGATGGGCGCCTCATGTGACTGGTCTCGTGAAGCTTTTACTTTAGATGATAAAAGAAATCTTGCTGTAAACACGATATTCAAGAAAATGTATGACGATGAACTTATCTATCGTGGTAATAGAATAGTAAATTGGGACCCAAAAGGCCAAACCACAATTTCTGATGATGAAATAGTTTATGAGGAACGCGAAGCGAAGCTTTATACTTTTAAGTATTCCCACGAATTTCCCATTGCAATTTCAACCACCAGACCTGAAACAAAGATCGGCGACACCGCTGTAGCGGTGCATCCTGACGATAAAAGATATGAGAAATTTATTGGAAAAGAATATGATTTAAAGTTTTGTGAAGTACCAATTCATATTAAAATAATAGCTGACAAAGAAGTTGATCCAGAGTTTGGCACCGGAGCACTTGGAGTCACTCCAGCCCATTCTATGATTGACTGGGAAATGGCTGACAGACATGACTTACCTCGCCCGCAAGTCATAAATGAATATGCCAAAATGTCTATTGGCGGAGAAAGTTTACTAGGCAAAAAGACAACGGAAGCAAGAAAAATTATTGTAGAATGGCTTCGCTCCCAAAATCTACTAGAAAAAGAAGAAGAAATAAAACAAAATATCGCTACCGCTGAACGTACTGGCGGAACAATAGAACCACTTCCTAAATTGCAATGGTTTATAAACGTAAATAAGCCTATAAAAGAACGCGGTAATAAAACTCTCAAGGATTTGATGCGTGAGCCATTCTCCAAGGGAGAAATAAAAATTATTCCGGATTATTTTTCTAAAACATATTTTCACTGGATAGAAAATTTACGCGATTGGTGCATTTCAAGGCAAATTTGGTATGGACACAGGATTCCAGTTTGGTACGACAGTAAAGGTGGAGTTTATTGCGACACAAAAGCTCCTGTTGGTGAAAATTGGAAACAAGATGAGGATACCTTAGATACTTGGTTTTCTTCCGGACTTTGGACTTTTTCCACTCTAGGCTGGCCCGCCTCCGTTTCCACTACGGCGGGTAAACCCGAAAAAACAGGAGACCTAAAAACCTATCACCCCACAGACGTCCTAGAAACTGGTTATGATATTCTTTTCTTTTGGGTGGCGAGAATGGTATTAATGTCAGAATATGCTTTGGGTGAAGTCCCTTTCAAAAATATATTCCTTCATGGAACTGTTCGGGACGCAAAAGGAAGAAAGATGTCTAAATCCCTAAATAACGGGCTTGATCCTATTGATATAGCGGAAAAATTCGGAGCCGATGCTGGACGAATGGCGCTCATCGTGGGCACTGCGCCTGGCACAGATAGTAAAATTTCAGAGGACAAAATAAAAGGCTACAAAAATTTTGCAAATAAAATTTGGAACATTACCCGTTTTATTTTAGACAATGTGGATGAAAACAACTTTGGAAAAACTATAGAAAATAAACTAACAAAAGAGTTTAAAGAAATCAAAGAAGATATAACGACTGATATGGAAAATTATCGTTTCCATTTGGCGTCAGAAAAAATATACCAATATATTTGGCACAGGTTTGCTGATCAGATTATTGAGGAAACAAAAGAGATTCTCAAAACGAACGGTGAAAAAGCGGATGAAAGAAGAATTGCTTTAGCCTCAATCTGGAAAGATTGTTTAAAAATACTTCATCCTTTTATGCCTTTCGTCACAGAAGAAATTTGGCAAATTATAAATTCCCGACCAGAGTCGGGATCCCGACATAGGTCGGGACTTTTAATGATTGGACAATGGCCATCTTAA
- the ftsA gene encoding cell division protein FtsA, which yields MIRNISVGIDVGSSMTRVVVGEFIKGEKNPKIIGMGESVTLGMRNGYVVNSSLVTASVSSAVKMAEKTSGLKIKRCFVSISGATLQSIASSGETIISKANGEVTALDINKAVQDCENNLNLSNKKIIHIYPQTFRLDGKEVLGRLEGMFGTKLEVKTLFVTYSIVYLEDLVKAIAEAGVDTLDVIASPVAIADIALSEKQKIVGVALVDIGDQTTSLSVFENGLLVSMSTFLIGSNKITNDIALGFKIPLEKAEALKLGNDTGEFSKKKLDEIIEARLCDIFESIENNLRKIKRSELLPAGIVFVGGGANTPRLTELSKSILKLPSNIGAIEIFGNAKTKLRDPSYFTAIGLLSSGKDGDSYSDSSLGNLFKDFKNLLKSNLKQLMP from the coding sequence ATGATAAGAAATATTTCGGTAGGCATAGACGTGGGATCGTCCATGACGCGAGTCGTAGTCGGAGAATTCATCAAGGGAGAAAAAAATCCTAAAATTATTGGTATGGGTGAAAGTGTGACGCTCGGCATGCGGAATGGTTATGTCGTAAACTCTTCTCTCGTAACCGCTTCGGTAAGTTCTGCCGTGAAGATGGCTGAAAAAACTTCCGGCCTAAAAATCAAACGATGCTTTGTTTCGATCTCTGGCGCCACTTTGCAGAGCATCGCAAGTTCAGGGGAAACAATTATTTCAAAAGCAAACGGCGAAGTAACTGCTCTCGACATCAATAAAGCCGTTCAAGATTGTGAAAACAATTTAAACCTAAGCAATAAAAAAATCATTCATATTTATCCGCAAACTTTCAGGCTTGATGGAAAAGAAGTGCTGGGAAGATTAGAGGGAATGTTTGGAACGAAGCTTGAAGTTAAAACTCTTTTTGTCACTTATTCTATCGTATATTTAGAAGATTTGGTAAAAGCTATTGCAGAAGCCGGAGTCGATACCTTGGATGTCATAGCATCGCCGGTCGCCATTGCGGACATAGCCTTGTCAGAAAAACAAAAAATCGTGGGAGTGGCATTGGTAGACATCGGAGACCAGACGACTTCCCTTTCTGTTTTTGAAAATGGATTATTGGTATCAATGAGCACCTTTCTTATAGGCTCGAATAAAATAACCAACGACATCGCTCTTGGTTTTAAAATCCCACTAGAGAAAGCGGAAGCTTTAAAACTCGGAAACGATACGGGAGAATTTTCTAAGAAAAAACTCGATGAGATTATCGAAGCGCGATTGTGCGATATTTTTGAATCAATAGAAAATAATTTAAGAAAAATAAAAAGATCAGAACTCTTGCCGGCGGGCATAGTATTCGTAGGCGGCGGAGCAAATACTCCTCGTTTGACAGAATTATCAAAATCGATTCTCAAGCTTCCATCGAATATTGGCGCTATAGAAATCTTCGGCAATGCCAAGACAAAACTTCGCGACCCGTCTTATTTCACCGCTATTGGCCTTCTCTCTTCCGGCAAGGACGGCGACAGTTATTCCGACAGCTCTTTGGGTAATCTTTTCAAAGATTTCAAAAACCTTTTAAAATCAAACCTCAAGCAATTGATGCCGTAG
- a CDS encoding tRNA (adenosine(37)-N6)-threonylcarbamoyltransferase complex transferase subunit TsaD: MKILSIETSCDDTAISIMEVHPPKAGKKGGITNASFKVLANNSNSQINIHIPFGGVFPKLAKQEHIKNLPILLELCLKQAKLDKKKKPIDAIMITYGPGLEMSLWTGIAFAKELAQKWKVPLIPVNHMEGHVLSVFGKEKGTFKIKKVETPILTLLVSGGHTQLVLSKKWMDYEIIGKTLDDAVGEAFDKVARMLDLPYPGGPQISKLAGEARNLCEGSIAQAVEPSIANFQQKIMRAESAQVSRFSLSRDTIKIDSLSFSLPRPMLHTKDFNFSFSGLKTAVLYLIRDLGGIEKIDQNTKKQIALEFENAAIECLTYKTKKALEKYDIKTLIVAGGVAANKYLQDEIKKITKSKIKFMFPPKGLIGDNSIMIGIAGYLNYIKNKKKVPKLDSIKAIGDLRL, translated from the coding sequence ATGAAAATCTTAAGCATCGAAACATCTTGCGATGATACAGCAATAAGTATTATGGAAGTTCACCCGCCGAAGGCGGGCAAGAAAGGAGGCATTACAAATGCTTCCTTTAAAGTGTTGGCGAATAATTCAAATTCTCAAATAAATATTCACATTCCTTTTGGAGGTGTTTTCCCAAAACTCGCTAAACAAGAACATATCAAGAATCTACCTATTTTACTTGAGCTTTGTCTTAAACAAGCCAAATTAGATAAAAAGAAAAAGCCAATAGACGCGATAATGATAACTTATGGTCCAGGTCTTGAGATGTCTCTTTGGACCGGAATCGCCTTTGCCAAAGAACTCGCCCAAAAATGGAAAGTGCCCTTGATACCGGTCAATCATATGGAAGGACATGTTCTTTCCGTTTTTGGAAAAGAAAAAGGAACTTTTAAAATAAAAAAAGTGGAAACACCAATCCTAACGCTTCTAGTGTCTGGCGGACATACGCAATTAGTACTTTCGAAAAAGTGGATGGATTATGAAATCATTGGCAAAACGCTTGATGATGCAGTCGGAGAAGCTTTTGATAAAGTAGCCAGAATGCTTGATCTGCCTTACCCTGGAGGGCCACAAATTTCAAAATTAGCTGGAGAAGCGAGAAACTTGTGCGAGGGAAGCATTGCGCAGGCTGTCGAGCCGAGCATAGCAAATTTTCAGCAGAAAATTATGCGTGCTGAGTCCGCACAAGTTTCTCGCTTCTCTCTCTCGCGCGACACTATAAAGATTGATTCTCTTTCTTTCTCCCTCCCCCGCCCGATGCTGCATACAAAAGATTTTAATTTTTCTTTTTCTGGTCTTAAAACGGCAGTTTTATATTTAATAAGAGACCTAGGCGGAATTGAGAAAATCGATCAGAATACAAAAAAACAAATTGCTTTGGAATTTGAGAACGCCGCCATCGAATGTCTAACCTATAAAACAAAAAAAGCTTTAGAAAAATACGATATAAAAACTCTCATTGTTGCCGGAGGGGTTGCAGCAAATAAATATTTGCAAGATGAAATAAAGAAAATTACTAAAAGTAAAATCAAGTTTATGTTTCCACCAAAAGGACTTATTGGAGATAATTCCATAATGATCGGGATTGCTGGGTACTTAAATTATATAAAAAATAAAAAGAAAGTTCCTAAATTAGATAGCATAAAAGCAATTGGTGATTTAAGGCTCTAA
- the ybeY gene encoding rRNA maturation RNase YbeY yields MEENFSLINKTKGKLPRLPFVLLKEDILGKKYSLSIACVDEKTSKEINKKYRNKNKPTNILSFLLSKNEGEIILCPAVIKKEAKNFNKTFSDFLGFLVIHGMLHLKGYEHGSKMEEMEEKYLSRNG; encoded by the coding sequence ATGGAGGAGAATTTTTCTTTAATAAACAAAACAAAAGGCAAGCTTCCTCGCTTGCCTTTTGTACTTTTAAAAGAAGATATTTTAGGTAAGAAATATTCCTTGTCCATCGCTTGCGTCGATGAAAAAACTTCTAAAGAAATAAATAAAAAATATAGGAACAAAAATAAACCCACAAACATTTTATCTTTTTTGTTAAGTAAAAATGAAGGAGAAATAATATTGTGCCCCGCTGTTATAAAAAAGGAGGCTAAAAATTTTAACAAAACTTTCAGCGACTTTTTGGGCTTTTTAGTTATCCACGGAATGCTGCATCTAAAAGGATATGAACACGGCTCGAAAATGGAAGAAATGGAAGAAAAATATTTATCCCGTAACGGCTAG
- the ftsZ gene encoding cell division protein FtsZ, whose translation MPKINQEIQSFARIMVIGIGGSGKNAVNHMINSKVKGVSFICMNTDTQDLHHSLAEKKIHIGKNLTKGLGAGMDPEVGKKAAEETKSEIQDVIKGADMIFLACGMGGGTGTGAAPIVARAAREQGILTVAVTTKPFFFEGNHRMKIAEKGIEDLAKEVDAIIIIPNDKLLQLTDKNTNFKDAFAKCDDILRQAVEGISDLITTPGIINVDFADIRAVMSNAGSALMGIGASSGEKRAEKAALAAINSPLLEVSIHGAKGVLFAISGGDDLTINEIQEAAKIITESIDKDAKVIFGTIRDEKLKKGEIKVTVIATSFPADMPRKNLFSGTTAGQLLKDETPAVVKKEIHNTIQSNLHNTHSTNIHNNDFIKKIEKKETKEDIIEDDGDDWSAVPAFLRRNKK comes from the coding sequence ATGCCAAAAATAAACCAAGAAATACAAAGTTTTGCTCGCATTATGGTCATCGGAATCGGTGGATCAGGCAAGAACGCGGTGAACCATATGATAAATTCTAAAGTCAAAGGTGTCTCTTTTATCTGTATGAATACTGACACTCAAGACTTGCACCACTCCCTCGCTGAGAAAAAAATTCATATCGGAAAAAATCTTACCAAGGGTCTTGGCGCAGGCATGGATCCAGAAGTTGGGAAAAAGGCAGCCGAAGAAACAAAATCTGAAATCCAAGACGTCATCAAAGGGGCGGACATGATTTTTCTTGCTTGTGGAATGGGTGGAGGCACCGGCACAGGAGCTGCTCCTATCGTCGCTCGCGCAGCGAGAGAACAAGGAATCTTGACCGTAGCAGTCACTACCAAGCCTTTCTTTTTTGAAGGAAATCACCGTATGAAAATAGCGGAAAAAGGAATTGAGGATTTGGCTAAAGAAGTGGATGCGATCATTATTATTCCGAACGACAAATTACTTCAATTGACTGATAAAAACACTAACTTCAAAGACGCTTTTGCAAAATGCGATGATATCTTGCGCCAAGCCGTAGAAGGAATTTCCGATTTGATTACCACTCCAGGTATTATCAATGTTGATTTTGCAGACATTAGAGCTGTAATGTCAAACGCCGGCTCGGCACTTATGGGTATCGGCGCATCTTCTGGCGAGAAACGTGCTGAAAAAGCAGCTTTGGCCGCTATCAATTCACCTCTTCTTGAGGTCTCCATCCACGGCGCCAAGGGAGTATTGTTTGCTATTTCTGGCGGTGATGATTTGACTATCAATGAAATTCAGGAAGCTGCAAAAATTATCACAGAGTCAATCGATAAAGATGCTAAAGTAATCTTTGGAACAATCCGAGATGAAAAATTAAAAAAAGGAGAAATCAAAGTCACTGTTATCGCCACTTCGTTCCCTGCCGATATGCCTCGCAAGAATCTTTTTAGTGGAACAACAGCAGGCCAGCTTTTAAAAGATGAAACTCCAGCAGTAGTAAAAAAAGAAATTCACAATACTATCCAAAGCAATCTGCACAATACCCACAGTACAAATATCCACAATAATGATTTTATAAAAAAGATAGAAAAAAAAGAAACCAAAGAAGATATCATAGAAGATGATGGCGATGACTGGAGCGCTGTTCCAGCATTCTTGAGACGCAACAAGAAATAG
- a CDS encoding FAD-dependent oxidoreductase: MIYDLIIIGGGPAGSAAAVYAARKKLKTLFVISEWGGQSIASEEIKNWIGSPAISGAQLAENFKKHVLENVGESLEVKEGEKVTAIKKKEARLPSAEGRAEGSLASFFSVKTESGKEFETKTILIGSGSGHRKLTAKNADTLEHKGLTYCASCDGPLFADMDVAVIGGGNAAFGSASQLLAYCKSVTLIIRSDSFRADQTTIDKILKNPKIKIIKNADILEIQGDKFVEGIIYKDKISGEQKELKVAGIFVEIGQIPNTDFVKDLVPLDEIGKVKIDAWSQKTEVLGIWAAGDCTNIHYHQNLIAAGDAVRAIEDIYITLKAK, from the coding sequence ATGATTTACGATCTAATAATTATTGGAGGTGGGCCGGCTGGGAGCGCAGCGGCTGTTTACGCAGCTCGAAAGAAACTGAAGACACTTTTTGTTATTTCAGAGTGGGGTGGGCAGAGCATAGCTTCAGAAGAAATTAAAAATTGGATAGGATCCCCTGCTATCTCCGGAGCACAACTTGCAGAAAATTTTAAAAAACATGTTTTAGAAAATGTGGGAGAAAGTCTAGAAGTAAAAGAAGGCGAAAAAGTAACAGCAATTAAAAAAAAGGAAGCAAGGCTTCCTTCAGCTGAAGGAAGAGCTGAAGGAAGCCTTGCTTCCTTTTTTTCTGTAAAAACAGAATCTGGAAAGGAATTTGAAACTAAAACAATTTTAATAGGGAGCGGCAGTGGACACAGAAAACTCACCGCTAAGAATGCAGATACTTTAGAGCACAAAGGCCTTACCTACTGCGCCAGTTGTGATGGTCCACTTTTTGCAGACATGGATGTGGCTGTGATCGGCGGAGGTAATGCCGCTTTCGGATCAGCCTCCCAGCTTTTAGCATATTGTAAATCTGTCACGCTTATAATCAGAAGCGACTCTTTTCGCGCTGACCAAACTACAATTGATAAAATTTTAAAAAATCCAAAAATAAAAATAATAAAAAATGCTGATATTTTAGAAATACAGGGCGATAAATTTGTAGAAGGAATAATTTATAAGGATAAAATTTCCGGAGAACAAAAAGAATTAAAAGTAGCAGGCATTTTCGTAGAAATCGGACAGATTCCAAATACTGACTTTGTAAAAGATTTGGTTCCTTTAGATGAAATAGGTAAAGTAAAAATAGATGCTTGGTCCCAAAAAACAGAAGTCCTTGGAATTTGGGCTGCTGGGGACTGCACTAATATTCACTATCATCAAAACCTCATCGCAGCCGGCGATGCCGTCCGCGCCATAGAAGATATCTATATTACTCTAAAAGCAAAATAA
- the lysS gene encoding lysine--tRNA ligase: MSSIDEIRDARIKKLELLKKKGHEAYPANSKREISLKDAVDDFENLEKEKQAKWIAGRIMSIRGQGAIIFITLNDGTGLFQGLLKKDVLGDEKFDFWNEVVDIGDFVEIQGTFFTTKRGEKTLEAKDWRMLSKSLRPLPEKWHGLVDVEERFRKRYLDILMNPEIKDLFEKKAKFWDVVRNFMKEKGFLEVETPTLETTTGGAEATPFKTHHNDYDLDVYLRISVGELWQKRLMAAGFPKTFEIGRVYRNEGTSPEHAQEFTNMEFYWAFANYNDGMKLVREMYIKIAKEVFGTTKFTVHKHTFDLADEWEKIDYVSKIKEMTGIDIFKASEKDIKEKLNKLGVKYDGDNKERLIDSLWKYCRKQISGPAFLVHHPVLVAPLAKINREDSLTTERFMPIIAGSEVGNGYSELNDPIDQRERFESQQKMLDKGDTEAMMPDDEFVEMLEYGMPPTCGFGFGERLFSILLNKPLRETQMFPLMKPIKE, from the coding sequence ATGTCTTCAATTGATGAAATTAGGGACGCTCGAATAAAAAAACTCGAACTTTTAAAAAAGAAAGGGCATGAGGCGTATCCCGCAAATTCAAAAAGAGAAATTTCTTTGAAGGATGCAGTTGATGATTTTGAAAATCTTGAGAAAGAAAAACAAGCAAAATGGATTGCCGGTAGAATAATGTCTATTCGTGGACAGGGGGCAATTATTTTTATTACCTTGAATGATGGTACTGGACTCTTCCAAGGACTTTTGAAAAAAGATGTTCTTGGCGATGAGAAATTCGATTTTTGGAATGAAGTGGTTGATATTGGAGATTTTGTAGAAATCCAAGGAACTTTTTTTACGACTAAAAGAGGAGAGAAAACATTAGAAGCAAAAGATTGGCGGATGCTCTCAAAGAGTTTGCGCCCGCTTCCCGAAAAATGGCATGGATTAGTGGATGTGGAAGAAAGATTCCGCAAAAGATATTTGGATATTTTAATGAATCCTGAGATAAAGGATCTTTTTGAAAAAAAAGCAAAATTTTGGGATGTTGTGCGTAATTTTATGAAAGAAAAAGGTTTTTTAGAAGTTGAAACTCCAACTTTAGAAACTACGACCGGTGGAGCAGAGGCCACTCCTTTTAAAACCCACCATAATGATTATGATTTAGATGTTTATTTGCGTATTTCTGTTGGTGAATTATGGCAAAAGAGATTGATGGCAGCTGGTTTTCCTAAAACTTTTGAAATTGGCAGAGTTTATAGAAACGAAGGCACTAGTCCAGAACATGCTCAAGAATTTACCAATATGGAGTTTTACTGGGCCTTTGCTAATTATAATGATGGCATGAAACTGGTTCGAGAAATGTATATTAAAATTGCTAAAGAAGTTTTCGGTACGACAAAATTTACTGTGCACAAACATACTTTTGATTTAGCTGATGAATGGGAGAAGATTGACTATGTTTCTAAAATAAAAGAAATGACAGGAATTGATATTTTTAAAGCCAGTGAAAAAGATATAAAGGAAAAACTTAACAAGCTTGGTGTAAAATATGATGGAGACAATAAGGAACGTTTGATCGATTCACTTTGGAAATATTGTCGTAAACAGATTTCTGGTCCAGCTTTTCTTGTTCATCATCCTGTGTTGGTTGCACCGCTTGCAAAAATAAATCGAGAGGATTCTCTTACCACTGAACGATTTATGCCTATTATTGCTGGTAGTGAAGTAGGGAATGGATATTCAGAATTAAATGATCCGATTGATCAAAGGGAGAGATTTGAATCTCAGCAGAAGATGTTGGATAAAGGGGATACTGAAGCCATGATGCCAGACGATGAATTTGTAGAAATGCTTGAGTATGGTATGCCTCCAACTTGCGGGTTTGGTTTTGGTGAAAGACTTTTTTCTATTCTATTAAACAAGCCTCTTCGCGAAACTCAAATGTTTCCACTAATGAAACCAATTAAAGAATAA
- a CDS encoding NTP transferase domain-containing protein — MSENKIKIIILAAGKGKRMQSDLPKVLETIRGKIMIEYLLESIEKSGISDKPIIVVGYGKEKVMEALGKNYDYVVQEEQLGTGHAVINTQKILENNADHIMVLYGDHPLVSPETIKKLKDTHLASNKKITMATFIVQDFNDWRTVFYKNFSRIIRDLNGYIVKDVQFKDTNDEEKNIKELNPCYFCFEAKWLWENLKKLNTNNAQKEYYLTDLVKIAMKEKNQIQSINIDPREALGVNSKEELETLEKLVV; from the coding sequence ATGAGCGAAAATAAAATAAAAATAATAATCTTGGCTGCCGGTAAAGGTAAAAGGATGCAGAGTGATTTGCCCAAGGTTCTAGAAACCATAAGGGGTAAAATAATGATCGAGTATTTGCTCGAATCTATTGAAAAATCTGGAATAAGCGACAAACCTATCATTGTCGTCGGCTATGGCAAAGAAAAAGTAATGGAAGCCCTTGGTAAAAATTATGATTATGTGGTTCAGGAAGAACAACTCGGCACAGGACATGCAGTAATAAATACCCAAAAAATACTTGAAAATAATGCAGACCACATAATGGTTCTTTATGGAGATCACCCACTTGTTAGCCCTGAAACAATAAAGAAATTAAAAGATACACACTTAGCTTCTAATAAAAAAATAACCATGGCCACTTTTATCGTTCAAGATTTTAATGATTGGAGGACTGTATTTTATAAAAATTTTTCTCGCATAATTCGAGATCTAAATGGATACATTGTAAAAGATGTACAATTCAAAGATACTAATGACGAAGAAAAAAATATAAAGGAGTTAAATCCTTGTTATTTTTGTTTTGAAGCAAAATGGCTTTGGGAGAATCTTAAAAAATTAAATACCAACAACGCTCAAAAAGAATATTATTTGACTGATTTAGTAAAAATAGCCATGAAAGAAAAAAATCAAATACAATCTATAAACATAGATCCACGTGAAGCTTTAGGTGTAAATTCAAAAGAAGAACTTGAAACATTAGAGAAATTGGTAGTATAG
- the mraZ gene encoding division/cell wall cluster transcriptional repressor MraZ has protein sequence MLIGEYIHTIDEKNRMSLPAKFRKELGKKIIITPGLGQCLFIFTSKEWEKVSKKLSDSDNDLSFLKADQRNFNRYMFGRAAEIEIDSIGRILIPDFLKERIGLKNTAAIVGVKDRVEVWSEKKWSEEKALVEKQAEALAEKLGNDGK, from the coding sequence ATGTTAATTGGCGAATACATACACACAATAGATGAAAAGAATAGAATGTCTTTGCCAGCAAAGTTTCGCAAAGAGCTCGGCAAGAAAATAATTATCACCCCAGGACTCGGACAATGCTTGTTCATTTTTACAAGTAAAGAATGGGAAAAAGTAAGCAAGAAACTTTCTGATTCAGACAACGACCTTTCATTTTTAAAAGCAGATCAAAGAAATTTTAATAGATATATGTTTGGACGGGCGGCAGAAATAGAGATAGATTCGATCGGCAGAATTTTGATTCCAGATTTTCTGAAAGAAAGAATCGGACTCAAAAATACGGCAGCGATCGTGGGAGTCAAAGACAGAGTAGAAGTTTGGAGCGAGAAGAAGTGGTCAGAGGAAAAAGCGTTAGTAGAGAAGCAAGCAGAAGCATTAGCAGAGAAGCTCGGAAACGACGGAAAATAA
- the greA gene encoding transcription elongation factor GreA, protein MQQTADYITEEKKQMLLAELKDLKGPKRKEILQNLEYAKSLGDLSENAEYHQSREDQGKLEARIAKIEQILQSSQVVKGGGGDVVSIGSNVIVQKVGTKEEKNYIIVGSEEADMASGKISNRSPVGTALFGKKKGDNVSFQTPNGLVNYKIINVS, encoded by the coding sequence ATGCAACAAACAGCGGATTATATAACCGAAGAAAAAAAGCAAATGCTTTTAGCGGAGTTGAAAGATTTAAAAGGTCCTAAAAGGAAAGAAATTTTGCAAAATTTGGAGTACGCAAAATCACTTGGGGATTTATCAGAAAATGCAGAATATCATCAATCTCGCGAAGATCAAGGCAAACTAGAAGCGCGTATCGCTAAAATAGAGCAGATTTTACAATCCTCCCAAGTCGTCAAAGGTGGAGGAGGAGATGTGGTTAGTATTGGCTCTAATGTAATAGTCCAAAAAGTTGGTACCAAAGAAGAGAAAAACTATATCATAGTCGGGTCAGAAGAAGCAGATATGGCATCGGGGAAAATTTCTAATCGTTCCCCTGTAGGGACTGCGCTTTTTGGAAAAAAGAAAGGCGACAATGTTTCTTTTCAAACTCCGAACGGCTTGGTTAATTATAAAATCATTAATGTATCTTAA